A part of Planococcus sp. MB-3u-03 genomic DNA contains:
- the sufD gene encoding Fe-S cluster assembly protein SufD, with the protein MTVETKLTMTEQDVRSFSASHSEPEEFTNLRVQALAAAEALPLPKPDKTKIINWNFTDFPVHTVESSTYASLDELPEQVKSIVDTDQKNLYIQHNNTPAYISLDKNLQQQGVILTDIQTAIREHGDLVAKYFMTEAVKAEEHKLTALHAALLNGGMFLYVPKNLAIKNPVQAIFVHDNEEASLFNHALIVADKGSEVTYVENYISTVPNAKGQANIVSEVFAEDNASVTYGAVDVLAEGFTTYVNRRGVAQRDARIEWALGMMNDSDTISDNTTFLIGDNSVGDTKTVVVGRGTQKQNFTTQVIHWGKNSDGQILKHGVMKDSASAIFNGIGKIEHGATKANAEQESRVLMLSPKARGDANPILLIDEDDVTAGHAASVGRVDPLQLYYLMSRGITKQEAERLVIHGFLAPVVNVLPIEGVKKQLTEVIERKVR; encoded by the coding sequence GTGACGGTTGAAACAAAACTAACGATGACCGAGCAGGATGTACGCTCCTTCTCGGCTTCGCACTCAGAACCAGAAGAATTTACGAACTTGCGCGTACAGGCTTTGGCTGCTGCCGAAGCGTTGCCGCTCCCAAAACCCGATAAAACGAAAATCATCAACTGGAACTTCACGGACTTCCCGGTCCATACTGTGGAAAGCTCAACTTATGCGTCATTGGATGAGTTGCCGGAGCAGGTAAAGTCCATTGTTGATACTGATCAAAAAAATCTATACATTCAGCACAATAATACACCGGCTTATATTTCATTGGATAAGAACCTTCAGCAACAAGGTGTCATTTTGACAGATATCCAAACAGCGATCCGTGAGCACGGTGATTTGGTTGCTAAGTATTTCATGACAGAAGCAGTCAAAGCTGAAGAACATAAATTGACGGCTCTTCATGCAGCGCTTCTAAATGGCGGGATGTTCCTATACGTGCCAAAGAATCTTGCTATAAAGAATCCGGTGCAAGCGATCTTCGTGCATGACAATGAGGAAGCTTCCCTGTTCAATCACGCATTGATTGTTGCAGATAAAGGCAGTGAAGTAACTTACGTGGAGAACTATATTTCCACAGTACCGAATGCAAAAGGCCAAGCGAATATCGTTTCAGAAGTATTTGCAGAAGACAATGCGTCTGTCACTTACGGTGCGGTGGACGTACTCGCTGAAGGATTCACGACTTATGTGAACCGCCGCGGAGTAGCACAGCGCGATGCACGCATCGAATGGGCGCTCGGCATGATGAACGATAGCGATACTATTTCCGATAACACGACGTTCCTCATCGGCGATAATTCAGTCGGCGATACGAAAACAGTAGTGGTCGGAAGAGGCACGCAAAAGCAGAACTTCACGACTCAAGTCATCCATTGGGGCAAAAATTCCGATGGACAGATCTTGAAGCACGGCGTCATGAAAGACTCCGCTTCTGCGATCTTCAACGGCATCGGCAAAATTGAACACGGCGCAACGAAAGCTAACGCAGAACAGGAATCACGTGTGCTGATGTTGAGCCCGAAAGCGCGCGGCGATGCGAACCCGATCCTCTTGATTGACGAAGATGATGTAACGGCAGGACATGCGGCATCAGTCGGACGCGTCGATCCGCTTCAATTGTATTATTTGATGAGCCGAGGCATTACAAAACAAGAAGCTGAACGTCTTGTTATTCACGGCTTCCTGGCACCGGTTGTAAACGTGTTGCCAATCGAAGGCGTTAAAAAGCAATTGACGGAGGTTATCGAAAGGAAAGTCCGCTAA
- the sufC gene encoding Fe-S cluster assembly ATPase SufC encodes MSTLVIKDLHVEIEGKQILKGVNITINTSEIHAIMGPNGTGKSTLASAIMGHPKYEVTQGTIELDGEDVLAMEVDERARAGLFLAMQYPSEISGVTNADFMRSAMNARREEGNEVSLMKFIRELDSKMETLAMDQDMAQRYLNEGFSGGEKKRNEILQMMMIKPTFAVLDEIDSGLDIDALKVVSDGINQMKGENFGCLIITHYQRLLNYITPDHVHVMMQGRVVKSGGPELAHKLEAEGYDWIKAELGIEDETVGQEA; translated from the coding sequence ATGTCAACTTTGGTCATTAAAGATCTACACGTTGAAATCGAAGGAAAACAGATTTTAAAAGGTGTAAACATCACAATTAACACGAGCGAAATCCATGCCATCATGGGGCCGAACGGTACAGGGAAATCTACCTTGGCGTCAGCAATCATGGGGCATCCTAAATATGAAGTAACACAAGGTACGATCGAATTGGACGGAGAAGACGTATTGGCGATGGAAGTCGACGAGCGCGCACGCGCAGGACTCTTCCTAGCTATGCAGTACCCGAGCGAAATCTCCGGCGTCACAAATGCTGACTTCATGCGCTCTGCGATGAACGCACGCCGCGAAGAAGGCAACGAAGTTTCATTGATGAAATTCATCCGTGAACTTGACAGCAAAATGGAAACTCTTGCAATGGACCAGGACATGGCACAGCGCTACTTGAACGAAGGATTCTCTGGCGGCGAGAAGAAACGCAACGAAATCCTCCAAATGATGATGATCAAACCGACATTCGCTGTACTTGATGAAATTGACTCCGGTCTTGATATCGATGCATTGAAAGTCGTTTCTGACGGCATCAACCAAATGAAGGGCGAGAACTTCGGCTGCTTGATCATCACTCACTATCAACGCCTGTTGAACTACATCACGCCAGATCACGTCCATGTCATGATGCAAGGCCGCGTCGTGAAATCCGGCGGACCTGAACTAGCGCATAAATTGGAAGCGGAAGGCTATGACTGGATCAAGGCAGAACTCGGCATCGAAGACGAGACTGTCGGACAAGAAGCATAA